The DNA sequence AAGGCTGTTACCATGGGCATTCAGATCAACTGTTGATTAAGGCGGGGAGTGGAGCGCTGACCTTTGGTGTTCCCACGTCTCCTGGAGTTCCAACACAGATCGCTTCTAACACAATTGCAGCTCAGTTTAATGATTTGGAAGGTTTAAAGGAACTCTTTCGGCGAGAAGGGGAGGAGATCGCTTGTGTGATTCTCGAGCCCGTAGCCGGCAATATGGGCGTGGTCTTGCCCGATCCAGGCTTCTTACAAGGAGTTCGCCATTTAACGGAAGAGTATGGGGCCTTACTTATCTTTGATGAAGTGATGACTGGTTTTAGGGTCAGTTATGGTGGGGCACAGGGTTTCTATGGAATTGACCCGGATATAACCTGTCTTGGTAAAGTGATTGGCGGGGGACTTCCGGTCGGGGCTTACGGGGGAAAACGACGTTTTATGGAACAAATTTCTCCTAGTGGTCCTATTTATCAAGCGGGAACCCTTTCAGGTAATCCGTTAGCCATGAATGCTGGATTAGCGACCTTAAAATTGTTGCAGCACCCAGGAACCTATGAGGGTTTGCAACATAAAACATCCCGACTTGCTGAAGGCCTAAAGCAGCTTGCCCAAGAAATAGGACTCCCTATTTGGGTTAATGCCGTTGGGGCGATGTTTTCGGCTTTTTTTACAGACGTTCCGGTCAAGGATTATTCCAGCGCCTGCACATCAGATGTGGAACGGTTCGCTAAGTTTTTCCGAGGAATGCTGGAACAGGGCATTTACTTAGCTCCCAGTCAATTTGAAGCTGTCTTCGTTTCGACAGCTCATACAGAGGGAGACATTGACCAGACACTAGAATTAGCTCGTAAAGTCTTTAAAACTCTATAAAGTGGGTAAAATGGGGCGTTTTGAGTAGGGAGAAAGTGATGATCCTTAATTTTAAGGGGTGTTTGTCTGAATGGAACGCAAACGCGTTATAAGAACTTTTATCACCTTCGTATTATTTGCGGCCCTTGTAGCGGTGATTATTATTTCCCAAAATCGCGATCCTTCCAATCCTCATAGCTCAGTACCTAAAGAGACCTGGATTCATGGACCGAAAGGCCATGGATATGCTGTGTTAAACAATCAGCAGCCTTGGAAGCAGTGTTATACTTGTCATGAGAAGAAAGGGCTTGGTGGAGAAACGTATTGTCAGAGTTGCCATGATCAGTCGGGCGTGAAAGTAGTTATTCCTAAAAAACCGCAGTGATTCTTATTCTAGATAACCTCCCTTTATAAGTAGTAATTACAAGTCACCTTGTAAATACTACTTATAAAGGGAGGTTGCTTCTTTGAAAGATCGATTTTACTATGGCTTTTTTGCCGGAGTCATTGCGGGTATTCCAATGGTAATATTCAACTTGGTTTCTTATTATTTACTCAATCTTGCACGTATCAGATACTTGAATTGGGCAGCGGTCTTGATATATGGGAATTTCCCGCTAAATGCTTTTGATTCGATCTTAGCCCAAATTGTTCATTTCGGATTTTTGGGATTTGCAGGAATAGTGTTTGCTCACTTTATTCCCTTGGTGACGAGCAGACATTATCTTTTTAAAGGTTGGGTTTATTCTATGGGAATTTTTTTTCTTACTTATTCCGTAACCTTGATCTATAAAGTTCCAGGACTACAAATAATTCAACCCTATACAGTTCTTTCAAATCTCATATCTACTTCGATCTTTGGTTTAGCTCTTGCAGAAGTGTCCAACCGCATAGTAAGCACTAAATCAATTAACTGATTAAAGGTATACACCAAAATACATTAAAACTAAATAAGGTCCTCCCAAGATTCACCATATATACCTACTTGTAATAATATGGTAAATAAGGATGGTATTGGGGGGGTTAGTTTGAACGCAGAGGATCGGGTTTACTACATTGAGCGATTAGAACATTTGCGAGCTTCAAAAGTCTTGGTATATTTTTCTCACACACCGCTAGATGACACTATATTGGTCCCTCTCTATAAACAGCTGAAAGAAATTGGTCATACTCGAAAAATCGATTTGTTTTTGTTGAGTTATGGCGGTGCAGTAGATACACCCTATAAAGTTGTGAAGCTGATCAGGGAGTTTTGTAAAGAGTTCGCGGTCATTGTTCCGTTTGTGGCTAAATCAGCA is a window from the Desulfosporosinus sp. Sb-LF genome containing:
- the hemL gene encoding glutamate-1-semialdehyde 2,1-aminomutase, with translation MSFIDEKSRQAFVIAQKVIPGGVNSPVRAFKSVGRDPIFIDRGEGAHIWDIDGNRYLDFVGSWGPLIVGHAHPDVVAVIKQVAERGTSYGAPTEVETVLAEEVLKAYPSMEMIRMVNSGTEATMSALRLARGVTGRTKIVKFEGCYHGHSDQLLIKAGSGALTFGVPTSPGVPTQIASNTIAAQFNDLEGLKELFRREGEEIACVILEPVAGNMGVVLPDPGFLQGVRHLTEEYGALLIFDEVMTGFRVSYGGAQGFYGIDPDITCLGKVIGGGLPVGAYGGKRRFMEQISPSGPIYQAGTLSGNPLAMNAGLATLKLLQHPGTYEGLQHKTSRLAEGLKQLAQEIGLPIWVNAVGAMFSAFFTDVPVKDYSSACTSDVERFAKFFRGMLEQGIYLAPSQFEAVFVSTAHTEGDIDQTLELARKVFKTL